GGCTCGACGATGCCGATACGGGCAGCGTCGCGATCGACGGCATCGTGCTGGGCGAGCTCGATGAGACCGCGCGGACGCGGGTGCGGCGCGAACGGATCGGGTTCGTGTTCCAGGCTTTCCACATCCTCCCCTATCTGACGCTGCGCCAGAACGTCGCGCTGCCGCTCGCGCTGATATCCCCCGACCAGGCGGCGGCGAGCGCGCGGGCGGAGGCGATGCTCGACGCGGTCGGGCTTGGCGGGCGCGGCGACGGCTATGCGCGCGACCTGTCGGGCGGCGAGTTGCAGCGCGTCGCGATCGCGCGCGCGCTCGTCCATCGCCCGGCGCTGATCCTTGCGGACGAGCCGACCGGCAATCTTGATCCCGAGACCGCGGCGCGCGT
This sequence is a window from Sphingomonas ginsenosidivorax. Protein-coding genes within it:
- a CDS encoding ABC transporter ATP-binding protein, whose amino-acid sequence is MIEPFLLAVRALGKSVPGPRELFRALDLDVRAGELVAIIGESGVGKSTLLNILAGLDDADTGSVAIDGIVLGELDETARTRVRRERIGFVFQAFHILPYLTLRQNVALPLALISPDQAAASARAEAMLDAVGLGGRGDGYARDLSGGELQRVAIARALVHRPALILADEPTGNLDPETAARVLALFADAVRGNGAAGVMVTHSDASAAIADRVLTLGRDGLVERRGV